From the genome of Methylocystis bryophila, one region includes:
- a CDS encoding RrF2 family transcriptional regulator — protein sequence MLTKKGKYGLKAMAHLAQFPPGEFVHAVDIAEEQNIPKRFLNGILFELRSFGFVHSRMGKNGGYTLAREADRIMVGEIVRAIDGPLAPIACASKTRYQRCEDCASESACPVRFLMVEAQRALSQLLDNCSLARMCRLGQSGAIDACCEAPPSPPRLAVVEN from the coding sequence GTGCTGACGAAAAAGGGCAAATACGGGCTCAAGGCGATGGCCCATCTCGCTCAATTCCCTCCGGGCGAATTTGTGCACGCCGTGGATATCGCCGAGGAGCAGAATATCCCCAAGCGATTCCTCAACGGGATTCTTTTCGAGCTGAGAAGCTTCGGCTTCGTGCACTCGAGGATGGGCAAGAACGGCGGCTACACGCTCGCCCGCGAGGCCGACAGAATCATGGTCGGCGAGATCGTGCGCGCCATCGACGGGCCGCTTGCGCCGATCGCCTGCGCAAGCAAGACGCGCTACCAGCGCTGCGAGGACTGCGCGAGCGAGTCCGCCTGTCCGGTGCGCTTCCTGATGGTCGAGGCCCAGCGCGCTCTTTCCCAGCTCCTCGATAATTGCTCGCTCGCGCGCATGTGCCGGCTTGGGCAGTCCGGCGCGATCGACGCCTGTTGCGAGGCGCCCCCATCGCCGCCTCGTTTGGCGGTGGTCGAGAATTAA